In one Cloacibacillus sp. genomic region, the following are encoded:
- a CDS encoding Lrp/AsnC family transcriptional regulator — protein MANRELMEIDETGWKILEELQKNARIPFKQLADKVNLSPTATIERVKRMEEEGIILDYRATVDPAKVGYYFSAILSFQTNYGNPDPVIDEIIKDIPEIVSSWSITGSNDFLLEVQIPSLVFLQELLVMLSRHGKITTSIVLPNSTKKRVIKAPRETPDA, from the coding sequence GGAAAATACTTGAGGAACTGCAAAAAAACGCGCGCATACCGTTCAAGCAGCTCGCGGATAAAGTGAACCTCTCGCCCACCGCCACCATCGAACGTGTCAAACGTATGGAAGAAGAGGGGATCATCCTCGACTACCGCGCCACGGTGGACCCGGCAAAGGTCGGCTATTATTTTTCCGCGATACTATCATTTCAGACGAATTACGGCAATCCGGACCCCGTGATCGACGAGATCATCAAAGATATCCCTGAGATAGTATCGAGCTGGTCGATAACCGGCAGCAACGACTTTCTCCTCGAGGTGCAGATACCGTCACTGGTCTTTTTACAGGAGCTTCTCGTGATGCTTTCACGCCACGGCAAGATAACGACGAGCATCGTGCTGCCCAACTCCACCAAAAAACGGGTAATAAAGGCGCCGCGCGAAACTCCCGACGCCTAG